One window of the Natrinema sp. CBA1119 genome contains the following:
- a CDS encoding DUF1616 domain-containing protein — protein sequence MSHRTSSRTRLAFVRRYPFDLAAVSIGAVLAFLIVTAFESGNGLRLFVTMPLALFLPGYALVSVLFPARERDARETAATAAEARPRGIDITERVGLGFVLSLAIVPLAVLLLPITGWGLTTASIAAALALVTVVAAQLGVVRRLRTPDAERFSISPISSLGRLRGDESAVATASSVLLVVAIGTAVGALLVGFLLPVAGGGYTELALYSEDEDGELVAGALPSEVEPGESIPLTVSIENQEGDQQRYTVVVQEQVVEDGEVVERTELRRIDATVSDGATASGERSVTPTAGPGETVRISMLLYQGEPPATPTNENAAEETHFWVEITET from the coding sequence ATGAGTCATCGAACGAGTAGTCGGACGCGGCTCGCGTTCGTTCGCCGGTACCCGTTCGATCTCGCGGCCGTCTCGATCGGTGCAGTACTCGCGTTCCTGATCGTGACGGCGTTCGAGTCCGGAAACGGCCTTCGATTGTTCGTTACGATGCCGCTTGCTCTGTTTCTCCCGGGCTACGCGCTCGTTTCGGTCCTGTTTCCGGCCCGCGAGCGGGACGCGCGGGAAACGGCGGCGACGGCCGCCGAGGCCCGTCCCCGCGGAATCGACATCACCGAACGCGTCGGTCTGGGATTCGTCCTCTCGCTCGCGATCGTTCCGCTGGCCGTACTGCTCTTGCCGATCACCGGCTGGGGGCTGACAACTGCGTCGATCGCAGCGGCGCTCGCTCTCGTGACGGTCGTCGCCGCCCAACTGGGCGTCGTGCGACGGCTCCGGACTCCGGACGCCGAGCGGTTCAGCATCTCCCCGATCTCGAGTCTAGGACGCCTCCGCGGCGACGAGAGCGCGGTCGCGACGGCGTCGTCGGTACTGCTCGTGGTCGCGATCGGAACGGCGGTCGGCGCGTTACTCGTTGGATTTTTGCTGCCCGTGGCGGGCGGTGGGTACACCGAACTTGCGTTGTACAGCGAAGACGAAGACGGCGAACTGGTCGCCGGCGCGCTGCCGAGCGAGGTCGAGCCGGGCGAGTCGATCCCGCTAACCGTCTCGATCGAAAACCAGGAGGGCGACCAACAGCGCTACACGGTCGTGGTCCAGGAACAGGTCGTCGAAGACGGCGAGGTGGTCGAACGAACGGAGTTACGACGGATCGACGCGACCGTCTCGGACGGCGCGACCGCGAGCGGGGAACGATCGGTGACGCCGACGGCAGGACCCGGCGAAACGGTCAGGATCAGTATGTTGCTCTATCAGGGCGAGCCGCCGGCCACGCCGACGAACGAAAACGCTGCGGAGGAAACCCACTTCTGGGTGGAAATAACCGAGACGTAA
- a CDS encoding PadR family transcriptional regulator, whose product MHDLTGFQRDLLYVIAGADRPSGQTVKDEVEKYYSSEINHGRLYPNLDTLVNKELVEKGQLDRRTNYYAITDAGRQQIEDRREWEGQYIDF is encoded by the coding sequence ATGCACGATCTGACCGGCTTCCAGCGCGACCTGCTCTACGTGATCGCAGGTGCCGACCGACCGTCGGGGCAGACCGTCAAAGACGAAGTCGAGAAGTACTACAGTTCGGAGATCAACCATGGACGGTTGTATCCGAATCTGGACACGCTCGTCAACAAGGAACTGGTCGAGAAGGGACAACTCGACAGGCGAACGAACTACTACGCGATCACTGATGCCGGTCGACAGCAGATCGAAGATCGTCGGGAGTGGGAGGGACAGTATATCGACTTCTAG
- a CDS encoding winged helix-turn-helix domain-containing protein, with translation MSTQASNTRSESTANPAAKLDVLGDDCARTILIATSEGPKTAKELTKQTDSSSATVYRRINNLLESDLLAECVRFENDGSHTTAYETTVDALRVRIDADGINVVISDNDS, from the coding sequence ATGTCAACGCAAGCAAGTAACACGCGATCCGAGTCGACTGCCAATCCAGCGGCCAAACTCGATGTCCTCGGTGACGACTGCGCACGGACGATCCTTATCGCCACGAGCGAAGGGCCAAAGACGGCAAAGGAACTGACAAAACAAACGGACAGCTCGTCGGCAACGGTCTACCGACGAATCAACAACCTCCTCGAGAGCGATCTCCTGGCGGAGTGCGTGCGGTTCGAGAACGACGGTTCCCATACGACCGCCTACGAGACGACTGTCGACGCCCTTCGCGTTCGGATCGACGCGGACGGCATCAACGTTGTCATCTCTGATAACGACAGCTGA
- a CDS encoding transcriptional regulator produces MSVQTNRTEPLEESEVFHILGNDRRRAIVQLLAEEGGQIDVSDVATEIAATESDTTPVPNNLYKSVYVSLQQTHLPQLEEDAVIEYDSDAKTIQPGRHFDEVLQYVDGHNDDHSRVLGLHLGLCLLGLAIIALAGLGLPVVSSIDPVLSSVLLFLAVAASGLYQLLG; encoded by the coding sequence ATGTCAGTTCAAACGAACAGAACTGAGCCGCTCGAGGAGAGCGAGGTCTTTCACATCCTCGGTAACGATAGACGGCGGGCTATCGTCCAGCTGCTCGCGGAGGAAGGCGGACAGATCGACGTCTCCGACGTGGCGACCGAGATCGCTGCGACGGAATCCGATACCACGCCCGTCCCGAATAACCTCTACAAGAGCGTCTACGTCTCCCTCCAACAGACGCATCTCCCCCAGCTCGAGGAAGACGCCGTGATCGAGTACGACTCCGACGCGAAGACGATCCAGCCCGGTCGTCACTTCGACGAGGTCCTCCAGTACGTCGACGGACACAACGACGACCACTCGCGCGTCTTGGGGCTTCACCTCGGGCTCTGTCTGCTCGGGCTCGCGATCATCGCGCTCGCCGGCCTCGGACTGCCGGTCGTCTCGAGCATCGATCCGGTGCTCTCGAGCGTGCTACTGTTTCTCGCCGTCGCTGCGAGCGGCCTCTATCAGCTGCTTGGTTGA
- a CDS encoding NAD-dependent epimerase/dehydratase family protein — MDSPAIRDSTVLVTGGAGFIGSHLVEALTPHNEVRVLDNLTTGDRTHLPDGVTVIEGDIRDPIALQQAARGVDIIFHHAALVSVERSVDAPRQSNRTNLEASLLVLEQARQEDARVVVASSAAVYGHPEELPVTETTPTNPTSPYGVQKLALDQYTRLYEELYDLPTVALRYFNAYGPRQRGPYSGVISTFLEQARAGEPITVEGDGEQSRDFVHVSDVVRANLRAATTDAVGEAFNIGTGQRTTILELAEIVRDATGSSSPIVHRDSRPGDIRHSGADTTKATCELGFDARIDLESGIHSLVGEGERTLLEEDANTLLESNREHGSYS; from the coding sequence ATGGACTCGCCAGCGATTCGCGACAGCACGGTGCTCGTGACCGGCGGCGCGGGCTTTATCGGCAGCCACCTCGTCGAGGCGCTGACGCCCCACAACGAGGTTAGGGTCCTCGACAACCTCACGACCGGCGACCGAACCCACCTCCCCGACGGCGTGACGGTGATCGAGGGCGACATTCGGGACCCGATCGCGCTGCAGCAAGCGGCCCGCGGCGTGGACATAATCTTCCATCACGCCGCACTCGTCAGCGTCGAACGGAGCGTCGACGCGCCCCGACAGAGCAATCGCACGAACCTCGAGGCGAGTCTGCTGGTCCTCGAGCAGGCCCGCCAGGAGGACGCCCGGGTCGTCGTCGCCTCGAGCGCGGCGGTCTACGGCCACCCCGAAGAGCTTCCGGTCACCGAAACGACGCCGACGAACCCGACCTCGCCCTACGGCGTCCAGAAGCTCGCGCTCGACCAGTATACCCGCCTCTACGAGGAGTTGTACGATCTGCCGACCGTCGCGTTGCGCTATTTCAACGCCTACGGCCCGCGCCAGCGGGGGCCCTACAGCGGCGTGATTTCGACGTTCCTCGAGCAGGCGCGGGCGGGCGAGCCGATCACGGTTGAGGGGGACGGCGAGCAGAGTCGCGACTTCGTTCACGTGAGCGATGTCGTCCGGGCGAACCTGCGGGCGGCGACGACCGACGCGGTCGGCGAGGCGTTCAACATCGGGACGGGCCAGCGAACGACGATCCTGGAACTCGCCGAGATCGTCCGGGACGCGACCGGATCGTCCTCGCCGATCGTCCACCGAGATTCCCGCCCCGGCGATATCAGACACAGCGGCGCGGACACCACGAAGGCGACGTGCGAACTCGGGTTCGACGCCCGGATCGATCTCGAGTCCGGAATCCATTCGCTGGTTGGGGAAGGCGAGCGGACGCTGCTCGAGGAAGACGCTAACACGCTACTGGAGTCGAACCGGGAACACGGTTCGTACAGTTGA
- the allB gene encoding allantoinase AllB, whose protein sequence is MTVDLVVRNSTVITPAGRTPDAGVAVEDGQIVAVGRSDRLPDADRVLDAEGNVLVPGIVDCHIHNREPGLEYKEDWESATRAAAAGGVTTVVGMPNTDPVIDSPENLELKFERGEASAHVDFQSYAVVTSENLDLIPEIDAVGPLGFKVFLGSTVGDVPPPNDGEILEAMEKIRETGKRLGFHEENGEIIDHYTERFKAEGRNEPIDHSRSRPVIAEREAVERMITFAEETGAKIHMFHVSSGSAAEAVARGKDRGVDVTAETTPHYLWFTEEVMREKGNVARVQPPIRDAEERDRLWEVGIDDGVIDCIATDHAPHTPAEKKVDDPFGNTWDAISGFVGLETEVPTMLTFVDQDRLSLEEWVRRHSTNPAQVWGMYPQKGSLQVGTDADLTIVDPDREWTADGADFHSKNCVTPFEGESFRGKAVATVVRGEVVYEDGDVIGESGYGTRVDVD, encoded by the coding sequence ATGACCGTGGATCTCGTCGTGCGGAACAGTACCGTCATCACGCCCGCGGGCCGGACGCCCGACGCGGGCGTCGCCGTCGAGGACGGACAAATCGTCGCCGTCGGCCGGAGTGACCGGCTTCCCGACGCCGATCGCGTCCTCGACGCCGAGGGGAACGTGCTGGTTCCCGGGATTGTCGACTGCCACATCCACAACCGCGAACCCGGCCTCGAGTACAAGGAAGACTGGGAGTCCGCGACGCGAGCGGCCGCCGCCGGCGGCGTGACGACCGTCGTCGGGATGCCCAACACGGACCCGGTCATCGACAGCCCCGAGAACCTCGAGCTCAAATTCGAGCGCGGTGAGGCCTCGGCCCACGTCGACTTTCAGAGTTACGCGGTCGTCACGAGCGAAAATCTCGATCTCATTCCCGAAATTGACGCGGTCGGCCCGCTCGGCTTCAAGGTCTTTCTCGGTTCGACAGTCGGTGACGTCCCGCCGCCGAACGACGGCGAGATACTCGAGGCCATGGAGAAGATCCGAGAGACGGGCAAGCGACTGGGTTTCCACGAGGAAAACGGCGAGATCATCGATCACTACACGGAGCGCTTCAAGGCCGAGGGACGAAACGAACCGATCGATCACTCCCGCTCGCGGCCCGTGATTGCCGAACGGGAAGCCGTCGAGCGGATGATCACCTTCGCCGAGGAGACCGGCGCGAAGATCCACATGTTCCACGTCTCATCGGGATCGGCCGCCGAGGCGGTCGCCCGCGGCAAGGACCGCGGCGTCGACGTGACCGCCGAGACGACGCCCCACTACCTCTGGTTCACCGAGGAGGTCATGCGCGAGAAGGGCAACGTCGCGCGGGTTCAGCCACCCATTCGGGACGCCGAGGAACGTGACAGGCTCTGGGAGGTCGGTATCGACGACGGCGTGATCGACTGCATCGCCACCGACCACGCACCGCACACGCCCGCGGAAAAGAAAGTCGACGACCCCTTCGGCAACACCTGGGATGCGATCTCGGGCTTCGTCGGCCTCGAGACCGAGGTGCCGACCATGCTCACCTTCGTCGATCAGGATCGGCTCTCGCTCGAGGAGTGGGTCCGCCGACACTCGACGAATCCGGCCCAGGTCTGGGGGATGTACCCCCAGAAGGGGTCGCTGCAGGTGGGTACCGACGCCGACCTCACGATCGTCGATCCCGACCGAGAGTGGACGGCGGACGGCGCCGACTTCCACTCGAAGAACTGCGTGACGCCGTTCGAGGGCGAGTCTTTCCGGGGGAAAGCGGTCGCGACCGTCGTCCGCGGCGAGGTCGTCTACGAGGACGGTGACGTGATCGGCGAATCCGGATACGGTACGCGCGTGGACGTCGACTGA